CCCTCCGAAGACTGCCCATGTCGAAGCGGGTGGAGACCTCACAGCGTACTAATAACGTGTCATCCTTGATGAAGGTTCTTTGTCTGAGGGCTTCCAGATGCATAAAAGTCACGTAGCCAAAACCCTTGGGGTTCCGGGGGATGGTGGGTCTCTGAAAGGCCAGGAGCTCTGGTTTGGCGTCCATTATTTCTTCGTGGTTTTGCCTCACAGCTGCTTCAGACTGGTCAAGGATGGTAAGGCGTATTGTCCCCTGGAAGGGCCACGGCAGGTGGCTGTCGTACTCCCCTTGCATCGTGTGGACAAAGAGCGATATGTAGTTGGCGCAGCGCTGCGCGCTCGGCAGCTGCAGGTGCAGCCGCATGCACAGTTTGTAGCCGGGTTTGCCTGTGTAGAACCCGGGGCTGTGAATGACAACAGGCTTCTCCTCTTCTTGCGATTTCAAGTGCATCCCAAAGTTGCCAATCTTCCAGATGTAAATCCCATTGCACTGCTGTGCTTCTATTTCAGCAACTTTGTCCTCAAGGGTTCGAATAGTTCGCTTGAGCTCATTTACATACATGCTCTGGGTTTCCATTTTTGCAGTCAGTTCCCGGATTTGATGGTCTTGTCTTACAAGGCGACCCTCTAACTGTTGAATGGTTTCTTGGAAATTGTGGACTTCTGAGTGACGCCCAGAGGAAGGCCGGGTGGGAGGCACAGAGTCATACAGAGGCATGGTACATTGAGGCACAGGAGCTACCGCGAGGCTTAAAGTCTGAACAGCCTGGGCCATCATTCTCATATGCGACTGGGTATTCTCTTGCAGGTGGCGTGCCAAGTGATTCCTCTGCATCTGAAAATCAAGCACAGGCCTCAGGTAGGGAACAGAGATGTGAGGACTAGGAAAGGGACCTAGCCAAGTCAAATAAAAGGTTCTGAAGTCACATCATCACTCTCCTCAGTCCCCTACAACCTTCTCTGACTGCATCAGATTCTCCATCCAGAGAAATGATCTTGCCTCTTCATTCCCTGAAAAACTGAGAGGCTATctgctgaatattcattcaggTTTCACTCAgacaaacctccctcccacttgtAAAAGTATCAGGATCTGTGCCCGTCCTTCT
This portion of the Bos taurus isolate L1 Dominette 01449 registration number 42190680 breed Hereford chromosome 15, ARS-UCD2.0, whole genome shotgun sequence genome encodes:
- the TRAF6 gene encoding TNF receptor-associated factor 6 isoform X1, with product MSLLHCENSCGSSQSESDCCAAMAASSCGTAAKDDSVSGTASTVTLSSSFMEEIQGYDVEFDPPLESKYECPICLMALREAVQTPCGHRFCKACIIKSIRDAGHKCPVDNEILLENQLFPDNFAKREILSLMVKCPNEGCLHKMELRHLEEHQAHCEFALMSCPQCQRPFQKCHLNIHILKECPRRQVPCENCAVSMAFEDKEIHEQNCPLANVICEYCNTMLIREQMPNHYDLDCPTAPVPCTFSAFGCHEKMQRNHLARHLQENTQSHMRMMAQAVQTLSLAVAPVPQCTMPLYDSVPPTRPSSGRHSEVHNFQETIQQLEGRLVRQDHQIRELTAKMETQSMYVNELKRTIRTLEDKVAEIEAQQCNGIYIWKIGNFGMHLKSQEEEKPVVIHSPGFYTGKPGYKLCMRLHLQLPSAQRCANYISLFVHTMQGEYDSHLPWPFQGTIRLTILDQSEAAVRQNHEEIMDAKPELLAFQRPTIPRNPKGFGYVTFMHLEALRQRTFIKDDTLLVRCEVSTRFDMGSLRREGFQPRSTDSGI